Within Actinosynnema pretiosum, the genomic segment CGATCCTGCGCGACGGGCGGATCTCGCTCTGCCTGGACGACGAGGAGCCGCCCTACGCGTTCGTGACGCTGTCGGGGAAGGTCGAGGTGGACGACGACCCGGAGCAGGTCACCTACTGGGCGGGCAGGCTCGGCGCGCGGTACATGGGCGCGGACCGGGCGAACGAGTACGCGGCGCGCAACGGCGTGCCGGGCGAGGTCGTGGTGCGGCTGCGGAACCCGAAGGTCGTGGCGAAGGTGGACGTCGCGGACTGAGGCGGCGGCGGGAGCGGGCGGCCCTGGCCAAGGGGAGCGGGACCGGGTGGCCGGGGCGCGGTGCTCGGGGCCGGGCGCTCCGGGGCGTCCCTGCGTGGCGCTCCGGGCTGCTCCGGGGTGCTCCGGGCGGCGGGACCGGCCGGGGCTAGTCGCCGAACACCAGCCTCGGTCGCCGCAGCGGCGCCTTCCACAGCCGCACGGCCAGGTCGGCGTACCACTCCTGCGCCTCCCGCTCCTCCTCGAAGCCGAGCAGGAACGCGATGTCGTCCCAGGTCCAGCCCTGCCTGATCAGCAGGGCGATCATGCTCGCGTCGGACTGGTCCACCTTCCGGCGCGCGTCGAAGTTCATGTGCGCCCAGCCGGCGATGACGTCGTCGGGCACCCACGCCCGACCGACGCCCGCCGACTCGACCTCGACCGAGAGCGGCATCGCGACCAGCGGCATCCCCCCGACCAGGCGGTGCTGCTCGGGGGTGAACCGGCTGCGCAACCAGTCGTCCACAGCTCGGGGGCAAGGGCGCGGTCCCTCCACCTGAACGAGTTTCGGCTTGCCACCCCGGCCGGTCAACCGCTCTTGCGGCAGGATTCACGGCATGACCTTGCGCCTGCACGCCCCGGTGGTCCTGCCCTGCGACCCAGCCTGCACAGTCCTGCGCGACGCGGTGGTCGACGTCGACGAGCACGGCAGGATCGCCTTCGTCGGCCCCCGCGCCGACGCCCCCGAGCACACCGGCGCCACCCGCGAGCTGACCGGCATCCTGATGCCCGGCCTCGTCAACGCCCACGCGCACACCCCGATGATCCTGCTCAGGGGCATGGGCGGCGACCTGCCGCTGATGCGCTGGCTCCAGGAGGCCATGTGGCCCGCCGAGGCCAAGATGACCCCCGCCGACATGCGCTCGGGGATGCTGCTCGGCGCGGTCGAGATGCTCCGCAACGGCGTCACCACCAGCGCGGAGATGTACTTCAACGGCGAGCAGCTCGCCGAGGCGGTCATCGAGGCCGGGTCCCGCGCGCTGTTCGGCGCGGCGATCATGGAGCTGCCGGGCATGGACTGGCGGGCGCAGACCGACGAGGTGAGCCGCTGGATCGACGCGGACGGCCTGCGGATCGGCCCGCACGAGCGCTTCGAGATCAGCTACGGGCCGCACTCGGCCTACACGCTCTCGGCGGACGCGCTCGGCGTCGTCGGCGGCGAGGCCAGGAAGCGCGGGGCGCTGGTGCAGGTGCACGTGGCCGAGTCCACGCAGGAGGACGTGGCCCAGCGCGAGCGGTACGGCTCGGTGCCGAAGCTGCTGGAGCAGGTCGGCGCGCTCGGCGGCCGGGTGCTGTCCGCGCACTCGGTGCACCTGTCCGACGAGGACGTGGCGATCTACGCCAGGCACGGCGTCGGCGTGGCGCACTGCCCCGGTTCGAACATGAAGCTCGCCTCCGGCGTCGCGCGGATCAGGTACTACCTGGACAACGGCGTGAAGGTCGGCCTCGGCACGGACGGCCCGGCCAGCAACGACGACCTGGACCTGATGGAGGAGGCGCGGCTGGCCGCGCTGCTGGCGCGGGTGTCGGGCCTGGACGCGACGGCGATGCGGGCGGCCGACGCGCTGCTGCTGGCCACCAGGGGCAGCGCGGACGCGCTGGGCCGCGACGACATCGGCGCGCTGGAGGCCGGGCGCTGGGGCGACGTGGTGCACGTGGACGTGGACGACCCGGCGTTCGCGACCGGGCTGGACGCGCCGGACGAGCAGGTGCTGGCGAACCTGGTGTGGGCCAGCGGGACGCGGCGGGTCAGCGACGTGTGGGTCGCGGGCGAGCAGGTCGTCGAGGCGGGCGAGTCGACTCGGGTGGACCGGCGCGAGGCTCAGGCCGAGGTCGCGGGGATCGCGGCCCGGCTGCGGTAGCGCGCCCCGTGCTCCCGGCCGCCGCGCGGCGGCCGGGAGCGGGCTCCGCCCAGGGGCTCAGCCGAGCTTGGTCCTGGGCCGCACCACGATCTCGGTGATGTGCGCGTCGTCCCCGGCCAGCACCGCGCGCGCCACGGCGTCCGCGACGGACTCGGCCCGCAGGTACAGCTCGGCCTCGTACTCGCCGCCCTCCTGCTGCCGCACGTCGCGCTGCATGTCCGTGTCGACCCGGCCGGGGTGCACCGAGGTGACGCGCAGGGCGGGCTCCTCGGCCCGCAGGGCGTCGCCGAACGCCCGCAGCGCGAACTTGCTGGCCGCGTAGACGCCCCAGCCGGGGTTCGCGCGCAGGCCGGCGCCCGAGTTGATCAGCACCACGTCGCCGCGCGCCTCGCGCAGCAGCGGCAGCGCCAGCCGGGTCAGCTCGGCGACCGCGACGACGTTGACCTCCAGGGTGCGCCGCCACACCTCGGCCGACGCCCCGGACAGCGGTCCCAGCTCGGCGACGCCCGCGCTGTGCACCAGCACGTCCAACCGCCCGATCCCGGCGACCGCCCCGGCGAGCGCCTCCGCGTCGGTCAGCTCGACGGCGAACGGCCGGGCGCCGGGCAGCTCGTCGGCCAGCGCCCGCAGCGCGGCCTCGTCACGGCCGCCGAGCAGCACGTCGTGGGTGGGGGCGAGGGCGCGCGCCACGGCGGCGCCGATGCCTCGGGAGGCTCCGGTGATCAGGGCTGCGGGGCGTTCGGTCATGGGGGAACCCTAGAGGGTGAACCGGGTGGCGGCCGTGCGCCGGAGCCTGCTGGGCGGGGCCGCGCCCGGACGGCACGACGGCCCCGCGCACGGGTGCGCGGGGCCGTCGGAGCACGTCGCGGTCACGCCTGTCCCCCGACCGCGACGACCGGGGGCGTCAGCCGCAGACGCGGCCCCGGTCCTTCTTCCACACCGCGACCACGGACGGCCTCGGCTGCGAGGCGCCGCCGTCCGGCCAGTGCGACGCCGGGTTGTCGGCGTTCGCCCCGTCGACCTCGCCGGGGTGCTGCACCGACACCAGCACGAACTCGTCGTCCACCACGGGCCCGCAGGTCTCCGCGCCGCGCGGCACGGTCAGGAACTGCTTGACCCGCCCCCGGTACCTCCCCTCGACCGGCACGGCGAACAGGCCGTCGTTGGAGCCGAGCGCGTTGCCGTCGGTGGAGATCCACAGGTTGCCGCGCGAGTCGAACGCGAGGTTGTCCGGGCAGGAGATCGGCGAGACCTGGGTCTTGTCGTAGCCGCCGAAGTAGGTGTCGGCGGTGTTCGGGTCGCCGCACACCAGCAGCAGCTTCCAGGAGAAGCTCAGCGCGGTGTTGTCGCCGCGCCGCTCCTCGATCTCCAGCACGTGGCCGTGCTTGTTGCCGGGGCGCGGGTTGGGCTCGGTCGGCCCCTCCTTGCCGGTCTTGCCCCGGTCGGTGTTGTTGGTCAGCGCCGCGTAGATCCGGCGGTTGCGCGGGTTCGGCTCGACGTCCTCGGGCCGGTCCATCTTGGTCGGCGACACGGCGTCGGCGGCCAGCCGGGTGAAGACGTAGACCTCCTCGGCGGTGAAGCCGGGCACGAACGAGCGGTTGCCCGCCGCCAGCCTGATCCACTCGCCGGCGCCGTCGAACTCGCCGTCCGAGGGCAGCTTGCCGGAGCCGTCGATCTCCGCGACCGGGCTGTCGCCGGTGAGGCGGGCGACGTACAGGGTGCCCTTGTCCAGCAGCTTCTTGTTGTGCTCGCGGGCGTGCTTGCTGTTGCCCGGCTTGTACTTCTCGTCGGAGACGAACTTGTACAGGTAGTCGAAGCGCTCGTCGTCGCCCATGTAGGCCACGGCGCGGCCGTCCTGGGCGATGATGACGTTCGCGCCCTCGTGCTTGAAGCGGCCCAGCGCGGTGTGCTTGACCGGGGGCGCGTCGGGGTCGTGCGGGTCGATCTCGACGACCCAGCCGAAGCGGTGCGGCTCGTTGGGCTCCTGGGCGATGTCGAAGCGCTTGTCGAACCGCTCCCACTTGCGGGTGGTCGCGCCGGAGGACATGCCGTAGCGGGCGATCCGCTTCTGCTGCGCCGGGTCGGTGACCGTGTTGCCGTTGGCGAAGTACTGGTTGAAGTTCTCCTCGCCGGACAGGATGGTGCCCCACGGGGTGACGCCGCCGGCGCAGTTGTTCATCGTGCCGAGCACGCGGGTGCCGGTGCGGTCGGCGGAGGTCTTGAGCAGGTCGCTGCCCGCCGCCGGTCCGGTGACGCGGAACTCGGAGGTGAGGGTGACGCGGCGGTTGTAGCGGCGGTCCAGCTTGGGCTGGAGCTTGCCGCTGCGCCGGTCGCGCTCGACCAGGACCACCGACATGCCGTGCGCGGCCCAGGCGATCTCGACCTGCTCGCGGGTGGGGTTGGCGGCGTCGTAGCCGCGGAACATGAACTCCTCGGTGGTGTACTCGTGGTTGCTCACCATGAGCCACCGGTCCCGGCCGTCGAGCGGGACCAGGCCGCAGAAGTCGTTGTTGAAGCCGAACTGCCTCGCCTGCGCGGCGGCGCTCTGGCGGTCGAAGTCGAACTTCGGCGCGCCGGGCAGGACCGGGTCGCCCCAGCGGATCACGACGGACTGGTCGTAGCCCTCGGGGGTGACGACGCGGTCCTCGGTGTTGGGGGCGACGGGCGTGAAGTTGAGCCCGTCGCGCCTGCGCCCGCCGCCGAGGTCGAAGTCGGCGCCCGCGAGGTCCGGCTTGCCGGGGGCCGCCGCCGCGGTGCCCGCGAGGCCGACGCCCGAGGCGCCCGCGACGGCCAGCACGGCGCCCGCCTTGAGCAGGCCGCGGCGGCGCACGACCTCGCCGACGACGTCGCCGAAGTAGCTGTTGTCGGAGGTGTTGGGCGCCTCGTGGGCGCAGGCGTTGCCGCAGCGGTACCGGCAGGTGACGGCCGCTCGGCCGACCGGGTGGTTCGGGAACAGGGGCAGCAGGTGACGACCCTGGTCGGTGGGAGAGGGCACGCGGACCTCCGTGCATCGGGGGGAGTGCGTCATCGGGGAACTCGCGAGACGCTAGGTTTCGCAGTCCTCGTCCGGTGGGACAGCGGGTGAACGCCAGGCGAACACCTGCGCCGGCGGTGGAGAACGCCACCCGCCGTCCGCCCGGACGCGCGCTCCTCCCGTGCCGCGGGGCTCAGCCGAGGCCGATGTCGCGCAGCCTGCCGCGCTCCTCCCGCCACACCGCGACCACGGACGGCCTGGGCTGCGAGTCGCCGCCGTCCGGCCAGTGCGACGCCGGGTCGTCCGCGCTCGCGCCGTCGACCTCGCCGGGGTGCTGCACGCACACCAGCACGACCTGCCGCCCGACGACGGGCCCGCAGGTCTCCGCGCCGCGCGGCACGGTCAGGAACTGCTTGAGGTGGCCCCTGGACGGGCCTTCGACGGGCACGCCGAAGAGGCCGTCGTTGTGGCCCGCGAGCGCGCCGCCGGAGTCGGTGGCGATCCACAGGTTGCCGTGCGGGTCGAACGCGACGTTGTCGGGGCTGGAGATGGGGGAGACGCGGTCCTTGGGGAAGCCGCCGAAGTAGGTGTCGGGCGCGGCCGGGTCACCGCAGACCAGGAACAGGTTCCAGGCGAAGGTCGTGGACAGCGGGTCGCCGCGCCGCTCGGTGAGCTCCAGCACCTGGCCGTGCCGGTTGTTGATCCTCGGGTTCGGCTCGGTCGCGCCCTCCTTGCCCGGCTTGCCACGCTCGGTGTTGTTGCTCAGCGCGCAGTACAGGACGCCGGTGCGCGGGTGGGTCTGGAGGTCCTCGGGGCGGTCCATCTTCGTGGCGCCCACCCGGTCGGCGGCGATCCTGGTGAAGACGCAGACCTCCTCGGCGGTCATGCCGTCCACGAAGGACCGGCCGCCGGAGACCAGCGGGATCCACTCGCCGGTCCCGTCGAACCGGCCGTCCGAGGGCAGCGCGCCGGAGCCGTCGACCTCCTCGGGCGGGCTGTCGCCGGTGAAGCGGGCGACGTAGAGGGTCCCGTCGTCGAGCAGGGTCATGTTGTGCCTGCGCGCGGCCTTGCTGTCGCCGGGGCGGAAGCGCTTGGCGGAGACGAACTTGTAGACGTACTCGAAGCGCTCGTCGTCGCCGGAGTAGGCGACCACGCGGCCGTCCGCCGCGACTCGGACGTTGGCGCACTCGTGCTTGAAGCGGCCCAGCGCGGTGTGCTTGACCGGGGTGGAGGTCGGGTCGTGCGGGTCGAGCTCGACGACCCAGCCGAAGCGGTTGACCTCGTTCGGCTCCTGGGCGAGGTCGAAGCGGGGGTCGAAGCGCTCCCACTTGCGGGTGGTGGCGGAGCCGGTGACGCCGTAGCGGGACAGGCGCGGGTCGGCCAGCGCCTCGGCGTTCGCGAAGTACTGGTTGAAGTTCTCCTCGCCGGACAGGATCGTGCCCCACGGGGTGACGCCGCCCGCGCAGTTGTTCATCGTGCCGAGCACGCGGGTCCCGGTCGGGTCGGCGGAGGTCTTGAGCAGGTCGCCGCCCGCCGCCGGTCCGCGCACCTCGAAGGGGGTGGTGAGGGTGATGCGGCGGTTGTGCCGGGAGAACACCGGGCGCAGGGCGCCGTCGCGCGGGGAGCGCTCGACGCGGACGACGGTGAGGCCGTGCGCGGCCCAGGCGATCCCGACCTGCTCGCGGGTGGGGTTGGCCGCGTCGTAGCCCCGGAACATGAGCTGCTCGGTGGTGTACTCGTGGTTGACCACGAGCAGGCCGGTCAGCTCGCGCTGGTCGAGGGGGAGCAGGGCGGCGAAGTCGTTGTTGAAGCCGAACTGGCGGGCCTGGGCGGCGGCGGTCTGGTGGTCGAAGTCGAACTCGGGGGCGTCGGGGAACAGCGGGTCGCCCCAGCGGATCACCACGGACTGGCGGTAGCCGTCGGGGACGACGACGCGGTCCTCGGCGTTGGGCGCGACGGGGGTGAAGTCGAGGCCCCTGGGGGCGGGGTGACCGGTTGCCCCCGCGGGCGCCCCGGCTGCTTCGGCCGCTGCCGCGGTTCCGGCGGGCGCGGCGGTGAGCGCGACCAGGGCCGTGCCGCCGAGGAGCGCGGTCCTGCGGCTGACGAGGTCGCCGAAGTACGGGTTGGCCGTGGGGTTGGGCGCCTCGTGGAAGCAGGCGTCACCGCAGCGGTAGCGGCAGGTCAGCGCCGCGCGGCTGGGTGAGTGGTTGCCGATCAGGGGGAGCTGGAACGTCACGTCGAACGCCTCCTGCGGTCAGGTCGGGTGAACTGACCGTAGGCCGGCGTTCACCCTTTGTTAACCCACCGCGTCCTCGCCGACCAGCACGGCTTCGGCGGGCACCACCTTCTCGTCCCCGCCCTTGAAGGCGAGCAGCGCGGCGGCCAGCGCGCAGGAGACCGCGGCGACGACGAACGGGTGCGGCAGGTGGCTGACGAACGTGGCGGCGAGGGCGCCGCCCAGCCAGCGCAGGAAGTTGTAGCCCGCGCTGGCGACCGGCCTCGGCGCGGGGCTGACGCTCATCGCGGTGCCGGTGAACAGGGTGTTGAGCAGGCCGGAGACCAGGCCGGACACGATGATCGCGACGACCAGCAGGGTCTTGTCCGGCACCGCCATGACGAGCATCAGCACGGCGAACGCGAGCACGGCGACCAGCGCGGCGCGGCGCTCGCCGAGGCGGGCGGCCAGGCGCGGGGCGAGCAGGACGCTGGAGAGGGCGACGCACAGGCCCCAGCCGAAGAAGACCAGGCCGATCTCCACCGCGCCCCAGCCGAGCACGAACGGCGACCAGGCGAGGACGGCGAAGAACGCGGCGGTGTAGAGCGCGGAGGCGAGTGCGGTGCGCAGCAGGCCGGGGTGGCGCAGGGCGCGCAGCGGGTCGAGCACGCCGACCCGGCCGCGCCTGCCGTCGTCGGCGAGCCAGACCGCGCAGAGCACGAGGGCGAGGGCCATGAGCACGGCGGTGCCGAGGAACGGGCCGCGCCAGGAGATGCTGCCCAGGAGGGCGCCGAGCAGCGGGCCGACGCTCAGGCCGAGCCCGAGGGCGGCCTCGTAGAGCAGGATCGCGCCCTCCTGGCCGCCGCTGGCCGCGCCGACGATGACGGAGAGGGCGGTGGCGATGAAGAAGGCGTTGCCGAGGCCCCAGACCGCGCGCAGGCCGATGAGCTGGCCGATCGAGCCCGCGAGGGCGCAGAGCAGGGTGGCGACGACGATCAGCGCGAGGCCGCCGACGAGGGTCCGCTTGGCGCCGAACCGGGCGCTGGCCGCGCCGGTGAAGAGCATGGCGACGACCTGGACGCCGAGGTAGGAGGAGAACAGGAGGGTGACCTGGGACGGGGACGCGTTCAGGCCCTCGGCGATCGACAGCAGGATCGGGTCGACGAGGCCGATGCCCATGAAGGCGATCACCGCGGCGAACGCCGTGACCCAGACCTGGCGGGGTTGGTGGCGGAATTTCATTTCGCCATGCTAACCGATTTTGCTTAGCATGGCGAAGGACCGTTCGAGGCAGTAGCTTCGGCCGGGTGGATGCTGTGGTGTTCGACCTGGACGGCGTGCTGGTGGACTCCGAGCGGACGTGGGACGAGGTCCGCAGGGCGTTCGCGGCCGAGCACGGAGGGGTGTGGCCCGCGGAGGCGACCGCGGCCATGCAGGGCATGAGCACCCCCGAGTGGGGCGACTACCTGGTGCGCGAGGTCGGCGTGCGGCTGAGCGCCGAGGAGGCCGCGCGGGGCGTGATCGCGGAGATGGCCAGGAGGTACGAGCAGGGCCCGCCGGTGCTGCCGGGCGCGGTCGAGGCGGTCCGCGCGGTGGCCGAGCGGTGGCCGGTGGCGATCGCGAGCTCGTCCCCGCCGGTGCTGATCCAGGCGTTCCTGGAGGCGGCGGACCTGGGCGAGCTGGTGCGCGTGGCGGTGTCGAGCGAGCAGGCGGGCGCGGGCAAACCGGCCCCGGACGTGTACCTGCTGGCCGCGCGGGGGCTCGGCGTGGAGCCTGGGCGGTGCGCGGCGGTGGAGGACTCGACGAACGGGCTGAAGTCGGCGCGCGCGGCGGGGATGGCGGTGTACGCGATCCCGAACCCGGACTTCCCGCCGGCGCCGGAGGCGCTGGAGGGGGCGGTGGTGCTGGGCGGGATCGGGGAGCTGGTCGGGGCGCTGGGGCGGGGCTGAGGCTGGGCGGTCGGGACCGCGGAGCCGACCGGCCGGGTGAACCCGGACGAGCCCGCCCCTTCGGCCATCCCCTGCTCCCACCAGGTGAAACACCTAGCCTGGGCGCATGGAGCAACGAGTTGCCGTCGTGACCGGCGCCGCGCAGGGCATGGGGCTCAGGATCGCCGAGCTGCTGCGGGCCGAGGGGTACTCCGTCGTGGGGTTCGACCTCTCGGCCACCGAGGGCGGGGTGGTCGGGGACGTGTCGTCGGAGGAGGACGTGGCCCGGCTCGCCGCGCACGTCGGCGACCGGGTGGACGTGCTGGTCAACAACGCGGGCATCGCCGCCATCACGCCGTTCGAGGAGACCAGCCCGCAGCTGTGGCGGCGGGTCATGGAGATCAACCTCACCGGGCCGTTCCTGCTCTCGCAGGCGCTCGGCGCGAAGATGCTCGCGCGCGGCTCCGGCTCGATCGTCAACATCGCCTCGGTGGCCGGGCTGAGCGGGGTCGCCGACCGGGCCGCCTACAACGCCAGCAAGCACGGCCTGATCGGCATGACGCGCACGCTCGCGGTCGAGTGGGGCGGGCGCGGGGTGCGGGTCAACGCGGTCTGCCCCGGCTGGGTCAAGACCGAGATGGACGTCGAGTCGCAGGCGGGCGGGCACTACGGCGACAGCGACATCACCGACCACGTCCCCATGGGCCGCTTCGCCGTTCCCGGCGACATCGCGCAGGCCGTCGCGTTCCTGGCCGACCCCGAGCGCAGCGGGTTCGTCAACGGCGTGGCGCTGCCGGTCGACGGCGGGTGGACCGCCGACGGGTCCTGGCAGTCGCTGCGGCTGTCCAAGCGCTGACCGGCAGAAGACCCCGGAAAGCCCGGAGGCCGGACCGCCCCCGCCCAGCGCGTGGGGGCGATCCGGCCTCCGGGGACGTCAACCCGGCGGACGTCAGCTCAGCGCTCGACCTCGCCGCGGATGAACTTCTCCACGGCCTCGCGCGCCTCGGTGTCGTCGTACTGCTCCGGCGGGGACTTCATGAAGTACGACGACGCCGACAGGATCGGCCCGCCGATCCCCCGGTCCAGGGCGATCTTCGCCGCGCGCACCGCGTCGATGATGATGCCCGCCGAGTTCGGCGAGTCCCACACCTCGAGCTTGTACTCCAGGTTCAGCGGCACGTCGCCGAACGCCCGGCCCTCCAGGCGCACGTACGCCCACTTGCGGTCGTCGAGCCACGCCACGTAGTCCGACGGTCCGATGTGGACGTTCCGCTTGCCCATGTCCCGGTCGACCTGGGAGGTGACGGCCTGCGTCTTGGAGACCTTCTTGGACTCCAGGCGCTCCATCTCCTTCATGTTCAGGAAGTCCATGTTGCCGCCCACGTTCAGCTGCATGGTGCGGTCGAGCTGGACGCCCCGGTCCTCGAACAGCTTGGCCAGCACGCGGTGCGTGATGGTCGCGCCGACCTGGGACTTGATGTCGTCGCCGACGATCGGCACGCCCGCCGCGCGGAACTTCTCGGCCCACTCCGGGTCGGAGGCGATGAACACCGGCAGGGCGTTCACGAACGCCACGCCCGCGTCGATGCACGCCTGCGCGTAGAAGCGGTCCGCGTCCTCGGAGCCCACCGGCAGGTAGGACACCAGCACGTCGACCTCGGCCTCGCGCAGCGCCGCGACGACGTCCACGGGCTCGGCGTCGGACTCCTCGATGGTCTCCAGGTAGAACTTGCCGAGGCCGTCGTAGGTGTGGCCGCGCTGCACGGTCACGCCGAGGGGCGGCACGTCCGCGAGCTTGATGGTGTTGTTCTCGCTGGCGAAGATCGCCTCCGAGAGGTCCGTCCCGACCTTCTTGGCGTCGACGTCGAACGCGGCGACGAACTCGACGTCGCGCACGTGGTAGTCGCCGAACTGGACGTGCATCAGGCCGGGAACGCGCGTGGCCGGGTCGGCATCGCGGTAGTACTGGACACCCTGCACCAGCGACGCCGCGCAGTTGCCCACTCCGACGATGGCCACTCGAACAGTGCGGCGCTTGTCGCCCATGCCGAGTCCTCCTTCTTGTTCTGCGTCAGTCATTCGTCCCGCTCACCCAGCTCGGCCTGCTCGTGCGCGATCAGCTCGTTGAGCCACCGCACCTCGCGCTCGCTGCTCTCCAGACCCATGCGGTGCAGCTCGCGGGTGTAGCGGTCGATCCGCTCGCCGGTCTCGGCTAAGGAGGACCGGAGGCCCTCCCTGCGCTCCTCGACCCGCCGCCTGCGGCCTTCGAGGATGCGCACCCTGACCTCGGCGGGAGTTCGGGAGAAGAAGGCGAGGTGCACGCCGAACGAGTCGTCGTCCCAGGTCTGGGGCCCGGCGTCGGCCAGCAGCTCCCCGAACCTCTCCTTGCCCTCAGCGGTCAGCCGGTAGACCTTCCGCGTCCGGCGGCCCCAGGAGCGCTCCTCCTCACCGGGGGCCTCCTCCACGATCAGCCCGTCGCGTTGCAACCGGCGCAGCGCGGGGTACAGGGTCCCGTAGGAGAAGGCCCTGAACGCCCCGAGCAGGCCGTGCAGCCGCTTGCGCAGCTCGTAGCCGTGCATGGGCGCCTCGTGCAGCAGGCCGAGGATCGCGAACTCCAACACGAGATCACCCCCTGATCCGCACGCCGATGGGTGAACCGAGTATATCGACGCGATACATCTGACCCTCCTGGCGCTGTGTCATCTCGCACACAGTGGCACTGTGACGAGCGCCACTGCGCTGAACAGCCCTCCGGCGGCGTCCGGGGGCCACGTACTCTGGGGGCCGTGCTGACCCAACGCCAGGTCGTGGACTACGCCCTGCAGCGCAGAGCGCTGCTGGCGGGGGTCCACGCTGGCCGGGTGGGCACCATGGAGGTGTGCGACGCCAGCCCGTACCTGCTGCGAGCTGCGAAGTTCCACGGCGAGCCGAGCGATGTGACGTGCCCGGTGTGCCGCAAGGAACCGCTCACCCTGGTGTCCTGGGTCTACGGCGACGAGCTCAA encodes:
- a CDS encoding PhoX family protein, whose protein sequence is MTHSPRCTEVRVPSPTDQGRHLLPLFPNHPVGRAAVTCRYRCGNACAHEAPNTSDNSYFGDVVGEVVRRRGLLKAGAVLAVAGASGVGLAGTAAAAPGKPDLAGADFDLGGGRRRDGLNFTPVAPNTEDRVVTPEGYDQSVVIRWGDPVLPGAPKFDFDRQSAAAQARQFGFNNDFCGLVPLDGRDRWLMVSNHEYTTEEFMFRGYDAANPTREQVEIAWAAHGMSVVLVERDRRSGKLQPKLDRRYNRRVTLTSEFRVTGPAAGSDLLKTSADRTGTRVLGTMNNCAGGVTPWGTILSGEENFNQYFANGNTVTDPAQQKRIARYGMSSGATTRKWERFDKRFDIAQEPNEPHRFGWVVEIDPHDPDAPPVKHTALGRFKHEGANVIIAQDGRAVAYMGDDERFDYLYKFVSDEKYKPGNSKHAREHNKKLLDKGTLYVARLTGDSPVAEIDGSGKLPSDGEFDGAGEWIRLAAGNRSFVPGFTAEEVYVFTRLAADAVSPTKMDRPEDVEPNPRNRRIYAALTNNTDRGKTGKEGPTEPNPRPGNKHGHVLEIEERRGDNTALSFSWKLLLVCGDPNTADTYFGGYDKTQVSPISCPDNLAFDSRGNLWISTDGNALGSNDGLFAVPVEGRYRGRVKQFLTVPRGAETCGPVVDDEFVLVSVQHPGEVDGANADNPASHWPDGGASQPRPSVVAVWKKDRGRVCG
- a CDS encoding amidohydrolase family protein, whose product is MTLRLHAPVVLPCDPACTVLRDAVVDVDEHGRIAFVGPRADAPEHTGATRELTGILMPGLVNAHAHTPMILLRGMGGDLPLMRWLQEAMWPAEAKMTPADMRSGMLLGAVEMLRNGVTTSAEMYFNGEQLAEAVIEAGSRALFGAAIMELPGMDWRAQTDEVSRWIDADGLRIGPHERFEISYGPHSAYTLSADALGVVGGEARKRGALVQVHVAESTQEDVAQRERYGSVPKLLEQVGALGGRVLSAHSVHLSDEDVAIYARHGVGVAHCPGSNMKLASGVARIRYYLDNGVKVGLGTDGPASNDDLDLMEEARLAALLARVSGLDATAMRAADALLLATRGSADALGRDDIGALEAGRWGDVVHVDVDDPAFATGLDAPDEQVLANLVWASGTRRVSDVWVAGEQVVEAGESTRVDRREAQAEVAGIAARLR
- a CDS encoding MFS transporter, translated to MKFRHQPRQVWVTAFAAVIAFMGIGLVDPILLSIAEGLNASPSQVTLLFSSYLGVQVVAMLFTGAASARFGAKRTLVGGLALIVVATLLCALAGSIGQLIGLRAVWGLGNAFFIATALSVIVGAASGGQEGAILLYEAALGLGLSVGPLLGALLGSISWRGPFLGTAVLMALALVLCAVWLADDGRRGRVGVLDPLRALRHPGLLRTALASALYTAAFFAVLAWSPFVLGWGAVEIGLVFFGWGLCVALSSVLLAPRLAARLGERRAALVAVLAFAVLMLVMAVPDKTLLVVAIIVSGLVSGLLNTLFTGTAMSVSPAPRPVASAGYNFLRWLGGALAATFVSHLPHPFVVAAVSCALAAALLAFKGGDEKVVPAEAVLVGEDAVG
- a CDS encoding SDR family oxidoreductase; this translates as MTERPAALITGASRGIGAAVARALAPTHDVLLGGRDEAALRALADELPGARPFAVELTDAEALAGAVAGIGRLDVLVHSAGVAELGPLSGASAEVWRRTLEVNVVAVAELTRLALPLLREARGDVVLINSGAGLRANPGWGVYAASKFALRAFGDALRAEEPALRVTSVHPGRVDTDMQRDVRQQEGGEYEAELYLRAESVADAVARAVLAGDDAHITEIVVRPRTKLG
- a CDS encoding PhoX family protein, which encodes MTFQLPLIGNHSPSRAALTCRYRCGDACFHEAPNPTANPYFGDLVSRRTALLGGTALVALTAAPAGTAAAAEAAGAPAGATGHPAPRGLDFTPVAPNAEDRVVVPDGYRQSVVIRWGDPLFPDAPEFDFDHQTAAAQARQFGFNNDFAALLPLDQRELTGLLVVNHEYTTEQLMFRGYDAANPTREQVGIAWAAHGLTVVRVERSPRDGALRPVFSRHNRRITLTTPFEVRGPAAGGDLLKTSADPTGTRVLGTMNNCAGGVTPWGTILSGEENFNQYFANAEALADPRLSRYGVTGSATTRKWERFDPRFDLAQEPNEVNRFGWVVELDPHDPTSTPVKHTALGRFKHECANVRVAADGRVVAYSGDDERFEYVYKFVSAKRFRPGDSKAARRHNMTLLDDGTLYVARFTGDSPPEEVDGSGALPSDGRFDGTGEWIPLVSGGRSFVDGMTAEEVCVFTRIAADRVGATKMDRPEDLQTHPRTGVLYCALSNNTERGKPGKEGATEPNPRINNRHGQVLELTERRGDPLSTTFAWNLFLVCGDPAAPDTYFGGFPKDRVSPISSPDNVAFDPHGNLWIATDSGGALAGHNDGLFGVPVEGPSRGHLKQFLTVPRGAETCGPVVGRQVVLVCVQHPGEVDGASADDPASHWPDGGDSQPRPSVVAVWREERGRLRDIGLG
- a CDS encoding HAD family hydrolase → MDAVVFDLDGVLVDSERTWDEVRRAFAAEHGGVWPAEATAAMQGMSTPEWGDYLVREVGVRLSAEEAARGVIAEMARRYEQGPPVLPGAVEAVRAVAERWPVAIASSSPPVLIQAFLEAADLGELVRVAVSSEQAGAGKPAPDVYLLAARGLGVEPGRCAAVEDSTNGLKSARAAGMAVYAIPNPDFPPAPEALEGAVVLGGIGELVGALGRG
- a CDS encoding SDR family NAD(P)-dependent oxidoreductase, translating into MEQRVAVVTGAAQGMGLRIAELLRAEGYSVVGFDLSATEGGVVGDVSSEEDVARLAAHVGDRVDVLVNNAGIAAITPFEETSPQLWRRVMEINLTGPFLLSQALGAKMLARGSGSIVNIASVAGLSGVADRAAYNASKHGLIGMTRTLAVEWGGRGVRVNAVCPGWVKTEMDVESQAGGHYGDSDITDHVPMGRFAVPGDIAQAVAFLADPERSGFVNGVALPVDGGWTADGSWQSLRLSKR
- a CDS encoding PPOX class F420-dependent oxidoreductase, whose translation is MGYTDAPEGWWREFVAARPRTGKLAVVRADGSPHVTPVWVDVDGSSVVFTTHVESVKGKAILRDGRISLCLDDEEPPYAFVTLSGKVEVDDDPEQVTYWAGRLGARYMGADRANEYAARNGVPGEVVVRLRNPKVVAKVDVAD